A window of Gemmatimonadota bacterium contains these coding sequences:
- a CDS encoding acetate/propionate family kinase, protein MKILIANAGSTSFKYRLFDMTDEAVLAEGRLERIGDPSSPVAHQIGECAVETEQHLPDYPSAVRDVIARLTDTRTGVLSDLSDLDAIGFKTVHMRGKAGTYLLTEDVLQRMADYNSLAPAHNPPYIQAIRIFEQCAPNLPLVGLFEA, encoded by the coding sequence ATGAAAATCCTCATTGCAAACGCAGGCTCTACTTCATTCAAATATCGCCTGTTTGACATGACCGATGAAGCGGTGCTCGCCGAAGGTCGTCTCGAACGCATCGGCGATCCGTCTTCACCTGTTGCCCATCAGATTGGCGAATGCGCTGTTGAAACCGAACAACACTTGCCGGATTATCCGTCTGCTGTCCGCGATGTTATTGCGCGTCTGACAGACACGCGCACTGGTGTGCTCTCCGACTTGTCTGACCTCGATGCTATTGGATTTAAAACCGTGCACATGCGCGGTAAAGCGGGTACTTATCTTCTCACAGAAGACGTCTTGCAGCGCATGGCGGACTACAATAGCCTCGCGCCTGCCCATAACCCGCCCTATATCCAGGCGATTCGCATTTTCGAGCAATGTGCTCCCAATCTGCCCCTGGTTGGACTTTTTGAAGCTC